The sequence TTTTACAGCGAACTCGCTCGGCCTTCGTGGGCGCCGCCAGGCTGGTTGTTCGGGCCAGTCTGGACGGTTTTGTTCACCATGATGGGCATTTCCTTATGGCTTGTCTGGCAGCAAGCCCGCAGCGGCGAACGCCGGTTGGAACTAGGCGTCTTCTGCGCCCAGCTAACGATAAACGCCATCTGGTCTTGGCTATTCTTCCAGTGGAAACTCGGAGGGTGGGCATTCGCCGACATCCTGCTGCTCATCGTGCTTGTGCTGTTCGCAATCAGGTTTTTTTGGATACGAAGCAAACTGGCTGCCTGTTTGCTCATTCCATACCTCGCGTGGATCAGTTTCGCCGCAGCGCTCAACCTCGCACTGTGGC comes from Pelagicoccus sp. SDUM812003 and encodes:
- a CDS encoding TspO/MBR family protein, producing MISRKSAGKLIMSFAAVYATAAIGSIASISAKEFYSELARPSWAPPGWLFGPVWTVLFTMMGISLWLVWQQARSGERRLELGVFCAQLTINAIWSWLFFQWKLGGWAFADILLLIVLVLFAIRFFWIRSKLAACLLIPYLAWISFAAALNLALWQANPQSL